A region from the Neurospora crassa OR74A linkage group V, whole genome shotgun sequence genome encodes:
- the amph-1 gene encoding amphiphysin-like lipid raft protein: protein MSWAGFKKNVNRATTQVMMKTGHVEKTNDRDYEVEERRFKTMEAASLRLQKEAKGYLDSLRAMTASQMRIAETIDAFYGEAGAKDGVSKSYKQAVEDLDAETIKALDGPYRTTVLDPITRFCAYFPDVNECIKKRGHKLLDYDALRAKVKKLVEKPDKDVTKLPRAEKEMEMAKAAYEQLNEQLCTELPQLIDLRVPYLDPSFEALVKIQLRFCAEAYSRMAQVQQYLDPDTREQYAQGQLDTRVEQVLQEIRELSISGTV, encoded by the exons ATGTCGTGGGCCG GCTTCAAGAAAAATGTCAACCGGGCAACGACccaggtgatgatgaagacggGTCATGTCGAGAAGACCAACGATCGCGACTATGAGGTTGAGGAGAG ACGATTCAAGACTATGGAGGCGGCATCCCTACGACTACAAAAAGAGGCCAAGGGTTATCTTGATTCACTACGAG CAATGACGGCCTCACAGATGCGCATCGCCGAAACTATTGACGCTTTCTACGGTGAAGCTGGTGCTAAAGACGGAGTCAGCAAGAGTTACAAGCAAGCAGTGGAAGACTTGGACGCCGAAACGATCAAGGCCTTGGACGGACCATATCGAACAACAGTCCTAGATCCCATTACCCGATTTTGTGCCTATTTCCCCGACGTTAACGAAT GCATCAAGAAGCGCGGCCACAAACTCCTCGACTACGACGCCCTCCGCGCCAAAGTCAAGAAACTGGTCGAGAAGCCCGACAAGGATGTGACGAAGCTCCCACGCGCCGAGAAGGAAATGGAGATGGCCAAAGCAGCCTACGAGCAGCTCAATGAGCAGTTGTGTACCGAGCTACCGCAGCTTATCGACCTCCGCGTCCCTTACCTCGACCCATCGTTCGAGGCTCTTGTCAAGATTCAGCTCCGATTCTGCGCCGAAGCCTACAGCCGCATGGCTCAAGTACAGCAATACCTCGATCCAGACACGCGGGAGCAGTACGCCCAGGGTCAGCTAGATACCAGGGTCGAGCAAGTGTTGCAGGAGATCCGGGAACTGAGTATCAGCGGAACTGTTTAA
- a CDS encoding class II aldolase/adducin domain-containing protein, with the protein MASSYTMLEEVKSPILAPQPAAIKAAGIFIPHPSQATAPRSEPDEPAVLECQLHELSMGPNPLTGIPTFPNQQAHREHILLHMAAVFRNWARMGYTEGISGHISVRDPEYPDCIWMNPIGKHFGLMNASDMVCLEIDTGKIVGGNRTRPVNAPGYHIHSQIHKARPDVHSICHAHTIAGRAWSAFGKPLDMLHQDICDLYNSIAVDSSYGGIVTAAEEGQRIASVLGKHSKAAILLNHGLLTVGSTVDEASFLFGLLDRSCEIQLRVEAACAGNPELKKKFVPDEMALFNFRMAGEKNWLYAEAQPDIEYEIEMAGEKIKQGLGKMKVDQK; encoded by the exons ATGGCATCTTCATATACTATGCTCGAAGAGGTGAAAAGTCCCATTCTCGCTCCGCAGCCGGCCGCCATCAAGGCCGCCGGGATCTTCATCCCCCATCCATCTCAGGCGACGGCACCCCGTTCCGAGCCAGACGAACCAGCGGTACTGGAGTGCCAGCTCCATGAACTCAGCATGGGTCCCAACCCGTTGACGGGTATCCCGACCTTCCCCAACCAGCAAGCACACCGTGAACACATCCTCCTGCACATGGCCGCTGTGTTCCGCAATTGGGCGCGCATGGGATACACCGAGGGCATCTCCGGTCACATCAGCGTCCGTGACCCGGAGTACCCCGATTGCATCTGGATGAATCCGATCGGGAAACATTTCGGGCTGATGAATGCCAGCGATATGGTTTGCTTGGAGATTGATACCGGGAAGATTGTTGGAGGGAATCGG ACCCGCCCCGTAAACGCACCCGGCTACCACATCCACTCGCAAATCCACAAAGCCCGCCCAGACGTCCACTCCATCTGTCACGCCCACACCATCGCCGGCCGCGCATGGTCCGCCTTTGGCAAGCCTCTTGACATGCTGCACCAGGATATCTGTGACCTGTACAACTCTATCGCCGTTGACTCTTCCTACGGCGGCATCGTCACCGCAGCTGAGGAGGGGCAGCGCATCGCCTCTGTCTTGGGCAAACACTCCAAGGCCGCTATATTGTTGAACCACGGGCTGTTGACCGTCGGATCAACGGTCGATGAGGCTAGTTTTCTGTTTGGATTGCTCGATAGGAGCTGTGAGATTCAGCTTCGCGTGGAGGCTGCTTGTGCGGGGAATCccgagctgaagaagaagtttgTTCCGGACGAGATGGCCTTGTTCAACTTTCGCATGGCGGGGGAGAAGAATTGGCTTTATGCGGAGGCGCAGCCGGATATCGAGTATGAAATTGAGATGGCGGGCGAGAAGATCAAGCAAGGGTTGGGGAAAATGAAGGTTGATCAGAAGTGA